In one Nicotiana sylvestris chromosome 8, ASM39365v2, whole genome shotgun sequence genomic region, the following are encoded:
- the LOC138874885 gene encoding autophagy-related protein 23-like yields MKKKKDSERREPMKEKNLVLKAKNNDSSEEDSDMAYLTRRFQRMVRRNGGIPKRGNSSKPRNYDSIINGESQGISSSDSSMMAIECEAKEYDSIFALMAQSDNDEDDDNDKKLMSLANVLIDAYHSRVDDKDALTIELGDAEQTRDDLVVCVVDLKETIGNLENEKEVLTEKVASVEHERDYLMVVVVDLKETIENFSKEKNDLLEKVDSLEQERDDLLVVIIFLKETIEELKA; encoded by the exons atgaaaaagaagaaggacagtgaaagaagagaaccaatgaaggaaaagaacctggtactcaaagctaaaaataatgactcaagtgaggaggaTAGTGACATGGCTTACCTAACCAGAAGGTTTCAGAGGATGGTCCGAAGGAATGGAGGCATACCAAAGAGAGGCAATTCCAGCAAACCAAGGAATTATGACTCTATCATAAATGGGGAaagccagggcatttcatcaa GTGATAGTTCTATGATGGCCATTGAATGTGAAGCAAAAGAATATGATTCAATATTTGCTTTGATGGCTCAGTCAGacaatgatgaagatgatgacaatgataag aaactcatgtcattagcaaatgtattaattgatgcctatcatagtcGTGTAGACGATAAGGATGCCTTAACCATAGAGTTAGGAGATGCTGAACAGACTAGAGATGACCTGGTAGTTTGTGTGGTTGATCTGAAGGAAACCATAGGTAATCTGGAAAATGAAAAGGAGGTTCTAACTGAGAAAGTTGCTAGTGTAGAACATGAAAGAGACTATTtgatggtagtagttgttgaCTTAAAAGAAACCATTGAAAATTTCAGTAAAGAAAAGAATGACTTATTAGAGAAAGTTGATTCCTTagagcaagaaagagatgacCTCTTAGTTGTGATTATATTCTTGAAGGAAACAATAGAGGAGCTCAAAGCATAA